The genomic interval ccaaaataatattaaagagATATTCTTTCTTATATCAAGTCAAGTCCTCAAAGTACGATTGGACCGTGTGCACAAGATGCATGTGTCATTTTAGtttactaaaataaaaaactttaaaaaggTACATTTTGTACAATAAATTGCGTATATAGCTGAAATTAAgtatgcaaaataattaattcaaGCAGTTCGAACTTATCGGAAGTTATATACGAATCAAGAATTTGTAGGTTGATGAAAAAATCTGACATCATCTGAAATTTAATACGTATTAAAAGTGAGCACTAGATTTCTCTCTCCGTGTAGTTTTGAATAGAGGGAAGTTGGCGTTGCCTGAGGTTTTAGCTGTTGTTTGGGCTATCTAATCGGTTATCTGATTGTCTGCACCGTTTGTCAAATCTTGTGCACACTTGAATCCTTGATAAACCGCGATTGCGGCTATATCTGgcatatagatatttatatatgcccATATCTAATCAAGAGTCGGGCGCACTGCCAGTTAAAATATTGACTCGTATTGTTTGCCCAACTAGTCACCTTTTATTTGCCTACTTGCTGCAAGTATTATTTCGaattcgatttcgattttatCAGGCAATGCGATTCGTGGCTTGCCCCCAGATTGACTTTCCACTCACAAATGGAAATTGTCGCTATTTGTTTAGCAGTACCTTATCGGAGAAGTGCTGCTGgaaaagcatttaaatgcattttccatTACACGCTaatatgcataatttatgtGCGACCTGTTAGCTCGCCCGCCCAAACACTTCCGCAAATTAACCGCGCTCTACTTCCGCCATCAATGCGAGTGTCCAATAAGTCGAACAGTCCTTGGCCAACCCTTAGCTTAGGCCCCGTTCTTGTTGCAGTTTCGCTtttgggtttgttttttttttgtccagTTAGTTCCCACCATAAAAGTCAGCGCCCCTCTGCGGAATTTCCCGGATATTGTTATGGGCCCGGACATtggtatatgtatgtgtatatctTAATGGGAATGTGAACGCCTTTTCCTTCCGCAGCTCAACGCCTACGCCGACTTGTATACCTGTTGTATACCTCTGCCTGTTtatgctgttgttttttttgttgctgtgtttaacaaatttgaaaatgtgcaaaatgaTTGCGGTTTCGtgtttgccgttgttgttgttgttgtttggctgACCCCTTTGCAGCCCGCTCTAGCCAAACTGCTTGCCTCAGTTAATTCCCATTGGCAGCTTAATGTGTGGACAACACGCTAACTGGAAATAGTTGTGCGAAAAACAGTTTCAGTGTCACTGTACAGTTTGTGAGGCACTTGCTGTTGCCTATCAATTGGTGCTATTCAACTGGAAACGACTCTAAACCTGTAAATAGAATTAGTTTTGCTTAAATGGATTTTAAAGATATAACATACAAAGTTAAGGATAGAAAGTATAATTAAATTCCACAAATATCAGACAATTTATacaaagaaataattaaaaaaaaaaaaagataatattTAGATAAATATTAATCTAAAAAAACCACACAATTCGTGACAGCAAATTTGTCGTTGGTGCCAGAAGGATGCCAAACTGTAATTGGAATGCCAACAtggcattttgttgctgtacAGTTTGGGAGTCACTCGCCCCTGCTGGAAGATGTGTTGtgcttaaaattgaaatgaatttttattgcAAAGTATTATgattatgtgtgtatgtattttgttcagttttaaaaaatataccaACTAAATATATACTCTACTATCACTTATAGTTCTAAAGAGCAGTTAACAATTTCACGTTAGTTTTTTCCACttgatgtttttgttgcttctcATTCCATATCATTTTCCTTTGTTTActtattttgtattgtttttcatatatatatatatatgtatatatatatatatatttttttagtttttcttttgtactTTCCAACAACTTGGTGACATTTTGAGGCATGCATTTGGGGTTTCTCGGCGTACATGGAcgatatatgaaaatatatatacacatatatatacacatatacatatacatacatatatatatatatatatgtatacatagtAATACTATGCTACTTGGTCAGGTTCTTGCGCTGCTCGGCGACATCCTTCTCGTTCAGTTGGATGACACGTCGGCCAAAGCGCGCCGTCAGCTTGGAAAAGAAGCCGACGCGGGAGGCGGGCTTGGTATCGTCCGCCGAGAGTGGCGGCGCCTGATGGTAGCTATCCTCATCGCAGTTGCCAGAGTTGCCGCGCCCATGCTTGCCACTGCGCCCCTGACCAAAGTGAAACGTGGCGCGCGCCACATTGCTGCGTGTGAAGGGCTTGTCGCCGGACTTATCTGGTGGGGGCGTGGGCGTAGGCGTGGGCGTCGCACGGCCAGCGGCACAAGCACCAGTTGCTTGGGCATTGACATGCAGCCGTTCCAGCAGACGCCCATCCATGGGCGATCGAGGCGCCTGCAAGGGACTCGCTGCCGCAGTCGGTGCTGCTGTCGCGGGCTCAGCCTTCTCGTAGAGCGTTGTGGGCCGCCGCCCGGAACCCTGATAGTGGAAGCGTTGCGGACTGTTGGCCAACTTCTGGGCCTGGGCCAGTTGCCGCTGGGCACTGAGCAGCGTGGGCTTGACATCAACGCCGGCAGCACCACTGGAGCTGATGGCACGCTTGCTCTGCGGCGTCTGCGGGGACCGATTCCGACTGGGCGTGGTGGTTGAGCTGTTGCCGGTGCTAGAGGAGGCTGTCTTGCGAGCGGGCGTGCGGCGTGTGGGCTTGGCGGgcggtggtgctgctgctgcggcgttggtggtggtggtgggcGGACTTATGATGGAGTTCGGTGCAGGGCTAGCCGCAGCCAGCGCATTAGCTACTCGCGGCGGCAGGGGACGATTTGTGGCTGAAAGACTTTTCTCGAGCGGCAGCGTCACCTGCACACAGCTGGCCAAGGGCAGGGCGCTGGAAGAGGAACTATCCGAAGTGGTTGTCTCCGACGTGGTCTGGCGGGAGCCGCGTGGTTTGGCCACGCCCAGCAGCATGTAGGTGCAGTAAATGTCATCAAAGGCCTGACCCCTCAGGGATACCTCAACATCACGACGCTTGTAGCCCATGTGGACCAGCTGATCCAGTCGCACTGCATCCTGCAGCTCCATGGGCTTTTCACGATACGGTCGCAGCCGATCCGCTTCCTCGTGCCCGAGGTTGATCCACTTATCGCCCATGACACCATTTAATGAGGTGCGCTTGGCGGGATTGAGCACGAGGAATTTCCGCATCAGATTCTCACAGTCCATTGAGATATAGTAGGGCACACGATATTTGCCGCGCAGCACACGCTCCCGCAGCTCCTTTAGTGTGCCGCCATCGAAGGGCAGCGAGCCGCTGACCAGCGTATAGAGGACCACGCCCAGTGACCAGGCATCCACCTCGGGCCCGGCGTACTTCCGGCCCATAAACAGCTCCGGTGCGGCATACGGCGGGCTGCCACAAAACGTTTCCAGCTGGGCATTCGGATCGAACGTGTTGCCAAATCCAAAGTCCGCAATCTTGATATTCATGTGCTGATCGAGCAGCAGATTCTCGGCCTTCAAATCGCGATGCACCACAAACTTGCTGTGGCAATACTGAATGGCCGACACCAGCTGCCGGAAGATGATACGAGCGTCTCGCTCCCGCATGCGTCCGTTCTTGACCAGATGATCGAATAGCTCGCCGCGACTGGCGTATTCCATGATCAGATAGAGCGTGCGCTCCGACTCGATCACCTGGAATAGCCGGACAATGTTCGGATGATTTAACAGCTTCATGATGCGCACCTCACGGTACAGTTTCTGTCTGGCGCTGGTGTTCAGCTGCGTCTTGTCTATCACCTTGATGGCCACCTCACGGCCAGTGGGCACATGGAGGGCCAGCTTCACCTTAGCAAAATTGCCCTTGCCCAATGTCTTGATGATCTTGTAAAcaccgttgccgttgccattcaCATACGACTGAAACTTGAGCTCCGTACCATTGCCCATGCCATCGGTCGCATCCTGGCCGGCTGCTTGGCTGCCCAGACGAACCGTGGCTGCGGCGCtgcttgtgggcgtggcctgTTCCGCCTTGGGAGCTTGACTCGAGCAGCAGTTCGCTGGCGTTGCACTTGCTGTCGCTGTTACTGATGCAGCCGCTGTTGCAGTGGCAGTAGCAGCTGTCGGGGATTGTCTATTACAGTTCTCTTTCTCTGAtgttttaaaagtttttggcgCTTTCtcgtctgctgctgccgctgctgcttttatttttgccgcACTCTCATCTGCCAAGCTGAATTCTACAATTTCTAAATGTTTATCCGCCGACATTCTAAACTAACAAATTTTGTAGAGCTTCAAACACGAAACTGAAAGCTAAAGAGATCGGTTCCTAAAATAGCCAAATGGCGTTTGCTTTTTGGTGGAATATGGCTTCTGGCTGCCAGTTCGGCGCATGCCACACACGCGTCCTTTgcggcaaatggcaaatgtaaataattcCTCGACTCCCTCAGCGACCCTCAAGGCGCAAAGTGTGGACTCGTCAGCTCGATTGGGTTTTCACTCCGAACATCTGCTCTTTTTTCGTGCACCCTCCTCCTGGCCCGGTTAGCTTTAAGATAAGAGCCTCAACCCTCAGCATTCAGCTGGCGGTGCTGGCAACGCATGGCTGATAAGCAGGGCTCGTCCTCGACAGGATCGCTTTGTCTCGCCCCTCAGTTGCCCACCGCATGCAACTTCTTTATGAATTCAACAACCCCCAGTACTTGCTATCGAAGTTAGAGGCGATGGCCTAATGCCTCATGTGCCACGAGCCTTTTATGGCCCTCGTCTTTGCTCTCCCTTCCCTCCCGATGACGTTGCTGATTCTGATCGTGTGCCGTTCTTGTTGGTGTCACATGAATTTCCACTTGGTTTATCGCTCAGCGTTTACAACTTGAATGTGTCAGCAGCTGCCTGCAAGGAAAACAGCAAAGGATTTAATTACAGGTGATAAATGTGAGTAGAGCCTGGGGGGTTTTAGAGCAAGGACAGCCCACAAATCGTATCAAACTTGTTTTAATCATTATTGATTGCGATTCCattcaatttgcaaattttattcttttccATCCAATCTTATTCGGATACAAGTCCCTCccttaaattgattaaaatcgatttaaaaGTTAACTTTGCATATCTCTGAGATCATGTGGCGTATAGTACACACCGATCCAGTATATCACTTATAACAACAAACCATTTTGTCTTTTATACCCGTACTAGGCAAATGCATACACACTCTTGAATGATCTGCTTCCCTGAAAATTTCATTCAGATTTTATAATAGGTTTCTTCTGGGTTAATACTGGGTATCTTCCAGTCGgccactcttacttgttttagtCGACAATATTCTCATACTAggcatatgcatacacactCTTGTATGATCTGCCTgcctgaaaatttcatacatattttataaaaggTTTCTTCTGGGTTAGTACTGGGTATCTTCCAGTCGgccactcttacttgttttaatcgACAATATTCTCATAAATGTGACCATCAAAATATCCAACGATCTTGGTATGCTTTTGCATTCAGTTTCGTTCCATTTCGCACCACTGTACAACCGCCATATGATCCCTCTATAAGTAATTTGCTCTCAGTGCTGTCTCACtctcttttattttcattcgTTCTCTCGCAGTCCATTAATTACCTTTCGTTGCGCGCTGTGTTCTTTCGTTTCTTTCTTGATTCCCTCTTGCTTTGCACTTACATTTCGCTTGCACATCCTGCGATCCGCAGGACGAGCTACCTAGCCGAACTACCCTAACAGCTACCTATTTACCTCGAAAACACAATAAAGAGAAATTAACTCatgcaacaactacaacaaaggAAATGAAACTGGTCCTTAATCTGGCTTTTCTTTGTGCCTCGGCATTCGCTCGTTCGCCCCGTGCGACGTGTAACAATTTCTGGTTCTCGCTTTGAGCGCTCGCACACATGTGTCCTTGATCCTGCTTACTTGTTTTCGTTGTTTCggcgttgttattgttgttgttgttgttgcttgcaaCATTTTCTCAAATTTTGCCATCGTCATTCTCATTCCCTTATCCTCCATCCAACCCTGACTGCCTGccgctgcctgcctgcctctCAGCTTGCCCGTCTCGTCGACTTGTTCGGTTTGGGTCGCATGCAGCGGCATTGTCGTCTCCTTTTTTTTCGCTTCCTCCTCTTACTATGCCCTTTCtttgtgagcgtgtgtgtgtgtgtgtgtgtgtgtgtgtgcgtctcgTTCATTCGTAATTCAATTGCAGCTGCTtcttttatgattttatttgtattatttttggcCTACACATTTTCTCTGCTTTGTGCCGCAGCTCAAAAAGATGCGATTCGCAATgtcagcaaaaaaataataaacaagaaaaacagcCAAAtttgaaacaacaacaacaagacacTTGCATCTACATGGTAATTCCTAGAATTGGCAACAGCTACGATTATTTGGTAAATCGAATTTCTGCCACAActctgcagttgcagctgcccAGTTCAATGCACCCCAAAGACCCCCGCGTTCCGCTCCCCTACAGAGTTGCCAACATCAGAgcccacatacatacatacatacatacatatgtatgtatgtatgcagaaGTAAACAGCAGTGGGGCATAGATGGTAGAGCGGGGGCTGCGGGTCGGGGTTTTTGTTAACATTCATGTGTCGCCTTTGTTGCCGTCTTCTTTAGCGCCTTCATTTGTTTGCCCCATTCTATTTTGATTCTTATTCTTGCGTGCGTTTCTCGCGCCACAACCCACTCTCCCTTAGCCGTTACTAACCGTTGATCGACGCTCTCAGTCTGTTTGCCTGTTCGCCTCTTCCTGATGTTTATCTCTTGCTGGCCACAAAATACTCTTCCCGTTGAGTCATCAGCAACTGCCCGCAGCCAGAGACGCCAGCGGCGTCTTCGTTTTTCACTTGATCTTCTCCAGTTCTCTTTGCTGCTGCGCGTTGCTTTAACGCACTTTTCTAGTTTTCCATCGATCTTTTGCCCTTGGCTTGgcatacatacacgcacacacacacacacgcacacacacacatacttacgCTTCATTAGCAGCCTGCCATcacttaattgttttattgtttctaCTTTGACACTATTTCTTCGAAACGAGTCAGACTTTTTTTTGATGATTGCCAGCTCAGCGTGGAGGAGCACTTGAAATCGCGATTCCCAGCGGATTGGATCGCTTGGTTTATTAATAAAACGCCTCTTTAATTGCAAAAGAAGTACGCCCACTTGAACAGCAGatggacagatggacagatgGACGCGGACGCGGAcgcagacacagacagacaccaAGACAGACCGCAAACTGAGAGCGGCGATAAGGCGGCAGCGGTCCCCATGGAGCGAGCGCTTATCTTGTGCCCGTGTCCCGAAATCGAAAACCAGAAATCAAAAGACCAAAGCAGCGCCAAGATAATTGCACATTTTACTTACGTTGCGTTTCGTTCCGTTGCCCCGTGCCCGATTCCGCACCCGTACCCGTTgccgttcccgttcccgttcccgttccccgGGCAgcaatcaaaaacaaattagagttaATCCACACACATATGAGTCGCGagcaaaatccaaaatttatCTCTGACTCTGCGCGACGAACTACAAGATACAAAGCGCGTCGTTGTACTGAACGCACAACTAAAGTGCCAGtgcccagacccagacccaggccCAGTTCCAGATCCATCGCACATAGCGATACAGGTCTGAGACGGAGAGAGAGTATCTTAAAGAACTGCACGATACAGATGCGCTCGgagagtgcgagagagtgAGCGTGCGAGCGAGCGTGGCTCTTCTTATGCTCATCGTCGTTTATGCCCATTACACGCTCATTCTTTGCCGCTTCTTGCCCTGTTGCGATTCAAGCGTTTGAAGGTCGTTGTATTTCCTTGAGCGTTTCTTGAGGCGTGACGTCACAGTTAGGCAACGATGACGACCTCGTTGGGCAGGGGAAAGAAACGATGGCCACAACAATGCACAACTTCGGTCTCGGCTTCGTTTTCGTATTCGTCTTCGTTTTGTGGCTGGCTGCCTCTTGCTCTCTGGCTTAAGTTTCTGCGGCGAATTTGTTGTCAATTTGCCTTTGTAGTGGTTCAAACGGTTCGCCTCCACATCTTCTCTTGAAACTTTAATGGTGTGAGTTTTCTTACAGTAGCTGTTGTCGTGGTGGTGGTATGCCCATGTTGCCGACTCTTTCTAATTGTaaaagtgtgcgtgtgtggatgtgtgtgtgtgtgtgccttgaaGTTTTCTTATTCGCCGGCTGTTTTCGCTGCATATCGTGCactgtgtttgtgtatttggTATCTTATCGTGTGCCCATCGCTCAATCAAGTGTACGTGTTGTTGGTGTGGGTGTCTGGGACTGGGACCAATAAGAACGAGGCAATCTTAAAGCGAGTTCCGCTTGGACTGTCTGGCCAACTGTTTCCCTCGTTTTGCTGGCAGAGACAATGCCAGTCACAGGCCAAAACAGTTTGATTAAAAAACCCAAGCAAAACTTGCCATAAcgaataaataacaaaatgcaCTTGGTTTactcattttgttgttgcttgttttttatttaaatgaaaagaaaaattataatGACAAAGTAGGCGACAAGAGCTAAAGGGGGCGGCATGGCACGGAAGGCGATGCCTACTCGGACGATGCAGATGCTGCTGATTATAATaacagttttcttttttttaaatatatacatttttttttttttttgcttggtTCTTGTTCTATTTTTTGACGTTTTACGGGTTTCTTTGGACGCGGCAACTTTGAGGCGCctgattaaaaagcttttgcatatttctgcCTTTTGCACTACAGTTTTCCTTTTGATTGAAATTACTTTGAGATAAACTTGTCCCTCCTTCCCTTTAACTCTCTCTCGAACACTCCACATCCCCTCTTATTATATTGTAATGCATGCCTAAATCGCATTACTCCCATTCAAACTCAAATAGTCGTATTTGCATATTCACAAGTGTGTACTAGTTCtatataagaagaagaaacgcACGCTGCGAATGTGGGCCAAAGTGACATGTTAATAATAAAGCGGGTAATTAAGCatgccaacaacagcagacgAAAGCccctaaaaatatttaatggtGAATGGGTTTCGGTTACGAGCTACCCTGTGAATAATAGCAGATTAAGAAAATCTTAAATTAACTtatatagcttttaaaatataaactgaactttaataatttatttgtcaTATTTCTCAGAGAATACTTTGAACTgtttagattttatttaaaatgtcttTGTGAATGCCTTTCATTTTGTCCTTTTATTATTGTCGTAATTCCATTCTTGTTccctttaaaaatgtatttgtttttgttgacgtAATTCACGAAGTATATGagttattttatgtattttataatcATGTATATGAGTATGCCTCTCTATTGCTTTCGCTGTAAGAAATACGAAACAAGCACCCTCTTATTCACCTATTGCACAAGGTGCAGGGTATGTATACATCCAAATGCATTTCCAAGTAGAGCTAGATAAGCGAACAACAGCAAGACGGGCATCTTGCAGCCTATAATTGTGCCATCCACACGTGCCACATGGTGGCCACAGCTGACGATCCGGCCTTAGTTCTAGACAGACAATAGCCCAGTGGGCAAATCACAGTTGGCCACAAATAGACACGCgccgacagcggcagcagcagcagcagcagcaggagcagaagcagGAGCAGGAAGAGCGGCAGCAGGAGTCATCAGAGCAGAGCACCTGATATCAATGCAAAGTCTTCAAATGCGACTTGGCTGCATTTGGCAATGTTTAATCATGGAGGATGCGGAAAACAGATTGCAGCACCAGATGATGCAGCGCAAACAAAGAGCAAGAGGTTAAAAGGGACCTGGACGTGGCCGTGGAGGGgcatgcaggcaggcaggcaggcagtcaggcgactgctgctgctgctgctgctgcatctttcattttggcaaacaaaaggACGAGCGCAGGATATGCGATACATCCACTTTTGCACATTGCCATGAGTTATGGACATCTTAGGGATGCGGGTGCATATCGATTACCAAGATGCCGTCGTTCGACTTTGGCGTATGATTTGCGTTTTCCTTTTTGACGCGACGCCGCAAAAGGTGCAACATCGACAAACGTGCCACAAATTGTCGGCAGCAACTTAACGTTTAATTGGATTTATGTTTCAATGCTGGCAGCAGACGCACTGCATCAATATTCGATAATGCCGCATGCTAATGCAGCCTGGAAGGCCAAGGAATTTCTTGATCCAGCGCCAGCTGAGAGCTGGCTATCAAGGacagctgcttctgctgcgctgctgcttgGGGAAGGGCAGCCAACCACCGGGACAAACAgctaaatatacaaattaaccCATTCAAACAAAAGGGGCTGCTGGCATTCTTGAAATGTGTCAAAAGGTGAGACAAACAAAGAACCCCAAATGAATGCTGAATGCATATCAATAAAATCACAGCCAAGGAAATCAAATTTTCAGCTGCGCCCCGAAAGTAAAAGTGCGCACTTTTGATGAAGAAAACGTCGGGAAAACTGTAGATTTTTCtcacacattcaaatatggtAGATATTGACAATCGTTTGTCATTCGAGTGGAAAGTATATGCACTTGGGCATTGCCAAATCTACCTTTTGTTAATCCTTTGCGCTTATTTTGCATTCCCAACCAATGCGAATCCTTTGCCCGGGCCCGACCATTCATATGTAGCCTTTCAACTGGGGTTTGGTTTggattcttcttcttctgctacCTGCCTTTGTCAAAGAGTTTTTCCTcgactttgttctttattcGGCCTGgttttgttacatttttgcatagtttttgtagtttttgttgtGCGTGTCGCAAGGACTCTACTTAAATATGCCTCGAACACACAACAGCCTTAGCGCAATTTGCAATGCTGGTGCGATGAGGAATTAGCCGATAGAATAAACAGCCATAAGCTAGCTGGATTTTCCACGAACCGGCACTAAAATGCTCTCTGCCTTGCCCCAAGTCTATATTTATAGATCTACAGCTTAGCCTGGGAATCGTGGAAATAAAGTGAAGAGCTCATAAACATCGATTCGATTATGATGTACagctatttaaaatttatcgCAGATTCgatatttatagatattatGGAAATACATTTTATCACCTTTAACAATTTTAAGTGGGTTACAGATGGTTGTCATTATCAAGCATTTGTCAAGTATCTGTCAAGCGAAACGCTTTCATATTCCCTAGGCGACACACTTTCCCTATTGCCCGAAAGTGTCGCAAAGTTTGAAAATCACAGATTTGTCACCTACGAAAGAAGGAgatatatcaaaatttaagAGCTAGATTAAAGCTGAAACCTCTATTCAAATTGTATCAAACTTGATTACCAAGCGCAAGTACACTACTCTTTTTAGGTCATTTATATTAATCGTATTGCTTTCTCTTGAGCAGGCATCAAATCCAGCAGGGTTCGAACCTCTAGCAACGCCCACATGTCCGGGCAAAGGATTGTCAGCAATATTTTGCCTATGCTGCAGTCTCTGTAGTGCCGGAATGACACTTTTTGTgcccgcacacacagacacacacacacacacacacacgcgcgcagcCACAGATAGATAATCAGGAAACTAATCCTTATGCTAAGCAGACCAGCGGCAGCATGTCCTAATTGAAATGCGACATTCTAAGCATTTTGGCGTGaattatactatatatatatatatatatatatccgacaaatgcattttggcAGAATTCTGAATGCCAAATGCCGCTCTATACATAATGCAAGTGCCAGGGCGAGGTCGTTCGACGGAGGTTGGGGGCG from Drosophila virilis strain 15010-1051.87 chromosome 2, Dvir_AGI_RSII-ME, whole genome shotgun sequence carries:
- the KP78a gene encoding serine/threonine-protein kinase MARK2 codes for the protein MSADKHLEIVEFSLADESAAKIKAAAAAADEKAPKTFKTSEKENCNRQSPTAATATATAAASVTATASATPANCCSSQAPKAEQATPTSSAAATVRLGSQAAGQDATDGMGNGTELKFQSYVNGNGNGVYKIIKTLGKGNFAKVKLALHVPTGREVAIKVIDKTQLNTSARQKLYREVRIMKLLNHPNIVRLFQVIESERTLYLIMEYASRGELFDHLVKNGRMRERDARIIFRQLVSAIQYCHSKFVVHRDLKAENLLLDQHMNIKIADFGFGNTFDPNAQLETFCGSPPYAAPELFMGRKYAGPEVDAWSLGVVLYTLVSGSLPFDGGTLKELRERVLRGKYRVPYYISMDCENLMRKFLVLNPAKRTSLNGVMGDKWINLGHEEADRLRPYREKPMELQDAVRLDQLVHMGYKRRDVEVSLRGQAFDDIYCTYMLLGVAKPRGSRQTTSETTTSDSSSSSALPLASCVQVTLPLEKSLSATNRPLPPRVANALAAASPAPNSIISPPTTTTNAAAAAPPPAKPTRRTPARKTASSSTGNSSTTTPSRNRSPQTPQSKRAISSSGAAGVDVKPTLLSAQRQLAQAQKLANSPQRFHYQGSGRRPTTLYEKAEPATAAPTAAASPLQAPRSPMDGRLLERLHVNAQATGACAAGRATPTPTPTPPPDKSGDKPFTRSNVARATFHFGQGRSGKHGRGNSGNCDEDSYHQAPPLSADDTKPASRVGFFSKLTARFGRRVIQLNEKDVAEQRKNLTK